In one Cellulosilyticum sp. I15G10I2 genomic region, the following are encoded:
- a CDS encoding helix-turn-helix domain-containing protein encodes MKDINISKVIADKRREKGVTQEQLAVYIGVSKASVSKWETGQSYPDITFLPQLAAYFNISIDDLMGYTAQMTKENIKELYHQLSADFSRKPFNDVLAECREIIKKYYSCFPLLMQMAVLMCNHHMLAEGAPEQKGILEEAARLCIRIKNESEDVWLTKDAVSLEATCYLMLRQPQNVLELLGETIRPIANDDKGIAQAYLMAGNLTQANKVLQISIYQHLLSLVGASILLLQLGNEQFEEILNRILSVAAVFDLERLHPNSMALTYLNAAQGYSIQGDAEKALDMLQKYTELCMMSFFPYSLHGDSFFNELDSWFKEFDLGAEAPRSEEVIKESMIQGIIHNPAFANLMNHPQYKIIIKTLKSNLGGN; translated from the coding sequence ATGAAAGATATTAATATTTCAAAAGTAATTGCAGACAAACGACGAGAAAAAGGGGTTACACAGGAGCAGCTAGCAGTGTATATAGGAGTTTCCAAGGCCTCTGTATCGAAATGGGAAACTGGGCAAAGCTATCCTGATATTACTTTTCTACCTCAACTTGCTGCATATTTCAATATCAGTATTGATGATTTAATGGGATATACTGCCCAAATGACAAAAGAGAATATAAAAGAGCTTTACCATCAGTTGTCAGCTGATTTTTCAAGAAAGCCCTTCAACGACGTTTTGGCTGAATGCCGGGAAATCATAAAAAAATATTACTCGTGTTTTCCACTTCTTATGCAAATGGCTGTGCTTATGTGCAACCACCATATGCTTGCCGAAGGTGCTCCGGAACAAAAAGGTATTCTTGAAGAAGCGGCTAGATTGTGTATTAGGATAAAAAACGAAAGTGAGGATGTATGGCTTACTAAAGATGCTGTTTCCTTAGAAGCTACCTGTTATCTTATGCTGAGGCAGCCACAAAATGTACTGGAATTATTGGGTGAAACTATTAGACCGATTGCCAATGATGACAAGGGTATCGCCCAGGCATATCTTATGGCAGGGAATTTGACACAGGCCAATAAAGTTTTGCAAATCAGCATTTATCAACACCTTCTTTCATTAGTTGGAGCATCCATTTTATTACTTCAGCTTGGGAACGAGCAATTTGAAGAAATACTGAATCGTATTCTTTCAGTTGCTGCAGTATTCGATTTAGAAAGACTTCATCCAAACAGCATGGCATTGACATACCTTAATGCTGCTCAAGGCTATAGCATACAAGGAGATGCTGAAAAGGCGCTTGATATGCTGCAGAAATATACAGAACTCTGTATGATGAGCTTTTTCCCTTATTCCTTGCATGGCGATTCATTTTTTAATGAACTCGATAGCTGGTTTAAAGAATTTGATTTAGGAGCTGAAGCTCCGCGGAGTGAAGAAGTCATTAAAGAAAGCATGATTCAAGGCATTATTCATAATCCAGCTTTTGCAAATTTAATGAATCATCCGCAATATAAAATTATCATTAAAACTTTGAAATCAAATTTAGGAGGCAACTAA
- a CDS encoding ABC transporter ATP-binding protein, producing MEDFAVKINHLNYAFQDKKVLKDISLALERDKIYGLLGKNGAGKTTLINLLVNQLIAKEGEIEIFGKDPRKETGVLEKVCVIREGEFYAPYMKVKAIFELYSRFYPLYDKFLEQKLVELFELPVNKPYQKFSRGMKTLVFNIIGLCTHAELTLFDEPTLGLDAVNREQFYTILLEEYAKNPRTIVLSTHLIDEIENLLERVVIINQGKILLHEDVEEFKAKGFYLTGLQEAFEGMHALEGKRLKESFGKTHVYSYLGTLTNEDKEKIRKANIEVSPMGLQKAFVELTRGKEPEYEGIKKNLEFLK from the coding sequence ATGGAAGATTTCGCGGTAAAAATCAATCATTTAAATTATGCTTTTCAAGATAAAAAGGTCTTAAAAGATATTTCATTAGCGTTAGAAAGAGATAAAATCTATGGGCTGTTAGGTAAAAATGGGGCTGGTAAAACAACACTTATTAATCTTTTAGTTAATCAGCTCATTGCCAAGGAGGGGGAAATTGAAATTTTTGGAAAAGACCCTCGTAAAGAAACCGGGGTTTTAGAAAAAGTATGTGTCATAAGAGAAGGGGAGTTTTATGCACCCTATATGAAGGTTAAAGCTATTTTTGAGCTTTATAGCAGGTTTTATCCACTTTATGATAAGTTTCTAGAGCAAAAATTAGTGGAACTTTTTGAGCTACCTGTTAATAAACCTTATCAAAAGTTTTCTAGAGGGATGAAAACCTTAGTATTTAATATTATTGGCCTTTGTACACATGCCGAGCTCACTCTTTTTGATGAACCAACCTTAGGATTAGATGCCGTCAATAGAGAGCAGTTTTATACTATTTTATTAGAAGAATATGCTAAAAATCCCCGTACTATCGTTCTTTCTACCCATCTTATTGACGAGATCGAAAATCTATTAGAGCGCGTCGTTATTATTAATCAAGGGAAAATACTGTTACATGAAGATGTAGAGGAGTTTAAAGCAAAGGGGTTCTATTTAACAGGACTTCAAGAAGCATTTGAAGGGATGCATGCATTAGAAGGCAAGAGACTTAAAGAAAGCTTTGGAAAAACCCACGTCTATAGCTATTTGGGAACATTGACAAATGAAGATAAAGAAAAGATTAGAAAAGCAAATATAGAGGTATCGCCTATGGGGCTTCAAAAGGCTTTTGTAGAGTTAACAAGGGGAAAGGAGCCGGAGTATGAAGGAATTAAAAAGAACCTTGAGTTTCTTAAATGA
- a CDS encoding right-handed parallel beta-helix repeat-containing protein, translated as MKYHVSIQGNDQAKGTSDQPFRTISRAAALAMAGDTVTVHAGVYREWVNPANGGTKEHRIIYRSAGDGEVVITGAERISDWKAEGDNVWSTEIPHSLFSVRNPFEVELRGDWLFDGAFPVHLGDVYLDSKSLYECDSVDKVRKPEIWSEAKYPKDSLLKWYAEVGSTTTKIWANFGGKDPRIENVEINVRPYCFWPEKPGLNYITVSGFTLRQASPQWAPPTDYQEGLIGPHWSKGWIIENNIISESKSVGISLGTKIGTGHAKCLDKHIKGGTQREYEVILRALRSGWHKDSVGSHILRGNVIHDCEQAGIVGHMGGAFSHIYQNRIYNIHHKRLRHGAEVAGIKLHASLDTQISENIIYSCYRGVWLDWQAQGTRISRNVFFDNISEDFFVEVCHGPYMADHNLFLSPMNFRNMSQGGAFVHNLFAGRFVVRSEITRTTPYHFPHETAMAGYSNITGGDDRYYNNIFLGDNDAHKEPVPITFFEHLPLKHRDEIGDDGKTVMDGVPDNSICYLHAVGLGGYDKHPDVKDKNWWEYTKEELAELGDAAKDFFIGNAVLPVAMSGNLYLNNAVPGSHEPNAKIYEHKGIKVEINPAQGRVQIQVNEPKLIRGASALLITTDLLGKTYHADMQYEQPDSSPYRFDSDFFGIKRPDADVTPGPFELTENGIISFEF; from the coding sequence ATGAAATATCATGTGTCAATACAAGGGAATGATCAGGCAAAAGGAACATCTGATCAACCCTTTCGTACAATATCACGCGCTGCGGCTCTTGCCATGGCTGGTGATACGGTTACTGTTCATGCTGGAGTATATAGAGAATGGGTTAATCCGGCTAATGGAGGAACTAAAGAGCATAGAATAATATATAGATCTGCAGGAGACGGGGAAGTAGTCATTACAGGGGCTGAACGTATTTCCGACTGGAAGGCTGAAGGAGACAATGTTTGGAGCACAGAAATACCTCATTCCTTATTTTCTGTTCGTAATCCCTTCGAAGTGGAGCTCCGTGGAGATTGGCTATTTGACGGGGCTTTCCCAGTTCATCTGGGTGATGTCTATTTGGACTCTAAATCCTTGTATGAATGTGATAGTGTTGATAAGGTACGCAAGCCCGAAATTTGGTCCGAAGCCAAATATCCCAAGGACTCACTACTAAAATGGTATGCCGAAGTTGGTTCTACAACGACAAAAATTTGGGCCAATTTTGGTGGAAAAGATCCCCGCATCGAAAATGTAGAGATTAATGTCCGTCCTTATTGCTTCTGGCCTGAGAAACCAGGACTTAACTATATAACTGTAAGTGGATTCACACTTCGTCAAGCATCTCCTCAATGGGCACCGCCAACTGACTACCAGGAAGGTTTGATCGGACCTCACTGGAGTAAGGGTTGGATTATTGAAAACAATATTATCAGTGAATCCAAAAGCGTTGGTATCAGCCTAGGTACTAAAATCGGCACAGGTCACGCTAAGTGTTTGGATAAACACATTAAAGGCGGCACACAACGTGAGTATGAGGTTATCTTGCGCGCATTACGCTCTGGATGGCATAAGGATAGCGTAGGCAGCCACATCCTTCGAGGTAATGTGATCCATGATTGTGAACAGGCAGGCATTGTGGGACATATGGGTGGAGCCTTCAGCCACATTTATCAAAACCGTATTTACAATATTCACCACAAGCGTCTCAGACATGGTGCCGAAGTAGCAGGAATCAAGCTGCATGCTTCCCTGGATACTCAAATTAGTGAAAATATAATCTATAGCTGTTACCGTGGCGTTTGGCTTGACTGGCAGGCACAGGGCACCCGCATCAGCCGTAATGTATTTTTTGACAATATTTCTGAGGACTTCTTCGTTGAGGTTTGCCATGGTCCGTATATGGCTGATCATAATCTGTTCCTCTCTCCGATGAATTTCAGAAATATGTCGCAGGGTGGAGCATTTGTCCATAATTTGTTTGCAGGTAGATTTGTGGTTCGTTCCGAGATTACCCGCACTACGCCCTATCACTTCCCTCACGAAACAGCAATGGCAGGTTACTCCAATATTACTGGAGGCGATGACAGGTACTATAACAATATCTTTTTGGGGGATAATGATGCTCATAAAGAACCTGTCCCAATAACCTTTTTTGAACATCTTCCGCTTAAACATAGGGATGAAATTGGAGATGACGGGAAGACTGTCATGGATGGTGTTCCGGACAATTCTATTTGCTATCTGCACGCTGTGGGGCTGGGAGGCTACGACAAGCATCCTGATGTAAAAGATAAGAATTGGTGGGAATACACCAAAGAGGAGCTTGCTGAGCTTGGAGATGCCGCAAAGGATTTCTTTATAGGAAATGCAGTTCTTCCGGTGGCTATGAGTGGAAATTTATACCTTAACAATGCGGTTCCAGGTAGTCATGAGCCTAATGCGAAGATCTATGAGCACAAGGGCATTAAAGTGGAAATTAATCCCGCGCAAGGCAGGGTGCAAATTCAGGTCAATGAGCCCAAATTGATTCGCGGAGCCTCTGCATTGTTGATTACCACCGACCTGCTCGGCAAGACTTATCACGCCGATATGCAGTATGAGCAACCTGACAGCTCTCCGTATCGTTTTGACTCCGACTTTTTCGGAATAAAGAGACCTGATGCAGATGTCACACCCGGTCCGTTTGAGTTAACCGAAAATGGTATCATTAGTTTTGAATTTTAG
- a CDS encoding CPBP family glutamic-type intramembrane protease, with amino-acid sequence MQKILKNKDLMISLIFTLIGLIASICAGVYQISMFSEDIKQQIVSQLGSWEVLIPIAAVQGALITFLSTFSGLKLAKKVNLKLNFKFDKKALVLATLIGLSTALIITGSDSFIFAGYLPSEITTYVFSPIYLMTGILYGGVIEEILLRLFVMSLFILILWKLFAKSRDNFNIPNWIYITAIILAAALFAAAHIPFTVQSMGLSIPILIRCFVLNGIGGIGFGYLYWKKGLAYSMYAHVATHVFMQVIFMPILF; translated from the coding sequence ATGCAAAAAATTCTAAAAAACAAAGATTTAATGATTAGCCTGATATTTACGCTCATAGGGCTTATTGCAAGCATATGTGCGGGAGTATATCAAATTTCTATGTTTAGTGAGGATATAAAGCAACAAATAGTATCTCAGCTTGGCTCATGGGAAGTGCTTATACCTATTGCAGCCGTGCAAGGCGCATTAATCACTTTCTTATCAACCTTTAGCGGATTGAAGTTAGCGAAAAAGGTCAACCTAAAACTAAACTTTAAATTTGATAAAAAAGCTTTAGTACTAGCAACATTAATTGGGTTGTCAACGGCTTTAATAATTACAGGATCTGATAGTTTTATTTTTGCCGGGTATCTTCCATCTGAAATAACAACCTATGTATTTTCTCCAATATACCTTATGACAGGTATATTATACGGCGGAGTAATAGAAGAAATATTACTCAGGTTGTTTGTAATGTCTCTTTTTATTCTGATACTTTGGAAACTATTTGCGAAATCAAGAGATAATTTTAATATACCTAACTGGATTTATATAACTGCTATTATTCTTGCAGCAGCTTTATTCGCAGCAGCACACATTCCGTTTACAGTGCAGTCGATGGGGTTATCTATACCTATATTGATAAGGTGTTTTGTTTTAAATGGTATTGGGGGAATTGGATTTGGTTATTTATATTGGAAGAAGGGATTGGCTTATTCAATGTATGCTCATGTAGCAACTCATGTCTTTATGCAGGTTATATTTATGCCTATTTTATTTTAA
- the nudC gene encoding NAD(+) diphosphatase: MVFTSIQKAQVLIMNFILGSTTPRSQNKLFYIFLFQQNNILVKKRDKEFTIPTSADILNWEINISNKFYIGSLDDLPCYVARFPEDHVIPNDMEFIGLRVLNSQIDNTMLQAAFRAVQIISWDETHRFCGVCGKATLTKADEHAKVCPACGHTSYPRLSPAVIVAVTKGDKLLLASNTNFTTTMYSVLAGFVEAGETLEECIKREVREEVGIEIKNIEYFGSQPWPFPNSLMIAFTAEHASGEIKIDENEISDARWFGAHELPNIPGPLSISRSLIEWFIAKYKN; the protein is encoded by the coding sequence ATGGTATTTACAAGTATACAGAAAGCACAGGTATTAATTATGAACTTTATCCTTGGAAGCACTACTCCCAGAAGTCAAAATAAACTATTTTATATTTTTCTCTTTCAACAAAATAATATCCTTGTAAAAAAACGCGATAAAGAATTTACTATTCCCACATCTGCAGATATTTTAAATTGGGAAATTAATATAAGTAATAAATTCTACATAGGCAGCCTAGATGATCTTCCCTGCTATGTGGCAAGATTTCCCGAAGATCATGTCATTCCTAATGACATGGAATTTATAGGACTTAGAGTATTAAATAGCCAAATAGATAACACCATGCTCCAAGCAGCTTTCCGCGCAGTCCAAATCATTTCATGGGATGAAACCCATAGATTCTGTGGTGTTTGTGGTAAAGCTACTCTTACAAAGGCTGATGAGCACGCTAAAGTATGTCCAGCATGTGGTCATACCTCCTACCCACGCTTGTCTCCAGCAGTTATAGTAGCCGTTACTAAAGGCGACAAACTTCTTCTTGCCAGCAACACAAACTTCACCACAACTATGTACAGCGTACTAGCAGGTTTCGTGGAAGCTGGTGAAACCCTAGAGGAATGTATAAAAAGGGAAGTACGCGAAGAAGTGGGTATAGAAATAAAAAACATAGAGTATTTTGGCAGTCAACCCTGGCCATTTCCCAATTCTCTTATGATTGCCTTTACAGCAGAACATGCAAGCGGAGAGATCAAAATAGACGAAAATGAGATCTCAGATGCCAGGTGGTTTGGTGCCCATGAGCTTCCTAATATCCCTGGTCCTCTCAGCATTTCACGAAGTCTTATTGAGTGGTTCATCGCGAAGTATAAGAATTAA
- a CDS encoding type II toxin-antitoxin system Phd/YefM family antitoxin: protein MLAVNYTNLRQDLKTYCDKANDDFETIIVTRKNGGNVVLISENEYNNMLENLFVRSNPEYYDKLMESINQLKAGGFTKRELLDE, encoded by the coding sequence ATGCTAGCGGTTAATTATACAAATTTACGTCAGGATTTAAAAACTTATTGTGATAAAGCGAATGATGATTTTGAAACCATTATTGTAACTCGGAAAAATGGGGGCAATGTAGTACTCATTTCAGAAAATGAATATAATAATATGTTAGAAAACCTTTTTGTCAGAAGTAATCCAGAGTATTATGATAAACTGATGGAGTCTATTAACCAACTTAAAGCTGGGGGGTTTACAAAAAGGGAGCTTTTAGATGAATAA
- the rsmH gene encoding 16S rRNA (cytosine(1402)-N(4))-methyltransferase RsmH — protein MDNQEPKRQRRIRYKGTHPKTFKEKYKELQPEKYADDVAKIIQKGSTPAGMHRSICVNEILEFLQIKPGQTGLDATLGYGGHTLEMLKCLDSKGHLYATDVDSIELPRTQERLERLGYGPEILTIKQMNFSNIDQIALESGPLDFVLADLGVSSMQIDNPERGFSFKSEGPLDLRLNPNRGEAVATRLKTISQDELQGMLLENSDEPHSAVIARAIVSQIRKGIELSTTTQLQQVIKDALQFIPENKRDHEIKKSCQRCFQALRIDVNNEFEVLYEFLEKLPASLAKGGRVAILSFHSGEDRLVKKSFQHFFREGIYREIAPDSIRPSSEECNTNSRARSAKLRWAIKA, from the coding sequence ATGGATAATCAAGAGCCAAAACGTCAAAGACGTATCCGATATAAAGGGACTCATCCCAAAACTTTTAAAGAAAAATATAAGGAACTGCAACCTGAAAAATATGCTGATGATGTGGCAAAAATTATTCAAAAGGGCAGTACTCCTGCTGGTATGCATCGTTCAATTTGTGTTAACGAAATATTAGAATTCTTGCAAATTAAGCCTGGACAAACTGGATTAGATGCAACACTCGGTTATGGCGGTCATACTTTAGAGATGCTCAAATGTTTAGATTCTAAGGGGCACTTATATGCGACCGATGTAGATTCTATTGAATTACCACGTACTCAAGAACGTTTGGAGCGCTTAGGTTATGGCCCCGAAATTTTAACAATCAAGCAAATGAACTTTTCCAATATAGATCAAATTGCTCTAGAATCAGGACCATTGGATTTTGTATTGGCAGATTTAGGTGTCTCCTCAATGCAAATAGACAATCCAGAAAGAGGCTTTTCATTTAAAAGTGAAGGACCACTAGACTTACGGCTTAATCCTAACAGAGGTGAAGCTGTAGCCACTCGTTTAAAAACTATTTCTCAAGATGAATTACAAGGTATGTTGTTAGAAAACTCCGATGAGCCTCATTCAGCAGTAATCGCTCGCGCCATTGTTTCTCAAATAAGAAAAGGAATAGAGCTATCAACAACAACTCAGCTCCAACAAGTTATCAAAGATGCTCTGCAATTCATTCCAGAAAACAAGCGGGACCATGAGATAAAAAAATCTTGTCAACGCTGCTTTCAAGCGTTACGCATCGATGTGAATAATGAATTTGAAGTATTATATGAATTTCTGGAAAAACTCCCTGCTTCCCTTGCTAAAGGTGGACGCGTTGCTATACTTTCCTTTCATTCTGGAGAAGATCGTCTCGTCAAAAAATCTTTTCAGCATTTTTTCCGAGAAGGTATCTACCGTGAAATAGCTCCCGATTCTATTAGGCCATCGTCTGAAGAATGTAATACCAATAGTCGTGCCCGTTCTGCTAAATTGCGTTGGGCCATAAAAGCATAA
- a CDS encoding Txe/YoeB family addiction module toxin → MNKVFTDIAWDEYLYWQREDKKIIKRINELIKDIERNGNEGKGKPEPLKYELTGYWSRRITDEHRLIYSIDDTNLYIVKCRGHYK, encoded by the coding sequence ATGAATAAGGTTTTTACAGATATTGCATGGGATGAATACCTTTATTGGCAGAGAGAAGATAAAAAGATTATTAAAAGAATTAATGAGCTAATCAAAGATATTGAAAGAAATGGTAATGAAGGGAAAGGTAAACCGGAACCTCTTAAATATGAGCTTACAGGCTATTGGAGCAGGCGTATTACAGATGAACATAGGCTTATTTATAGTATTGATGATACGAATCTATACATTGTAAAATGCAGAGGGCATTACAAATAA
- a CDS encoding GntR family transcriptional regulator produces the protein MKYILNDEEPIYIQIARGIEDEILQGGILEETQIPSTNEFSRIYQINPATVLKGINLLVDRSILYKKRGIGMFVGTGAMEAIKEARKESFKQVVIANLFQEAKKLGISKQDLIEMIQNSKEVVE, from the coding sequence GTGAAATATATATTAAATGATGAAGAACCTATTTATATTCAAATTGCTAGAGGAATAGAAGATGAGATTCTACAAGGAGGCATTCTAGAGGAAACGCAAATTCCATCAACCAATGAATTTTCAAGGATCTATCAAATTAATCCAGCGACAGTATTAAAAGGGATTAATCTCCTTGTGGACCGTAGTATCTTATATAAAAAGAGGGGGATTGGCATGTTTGTAGGTACAGGCGCTATGGAAGCGATAAAAGAAGCAAGAAAAGAGAGTTTTAAGCAAGTTGTTATTGCTAATCTTTTTCAAGAAGCAAAGAAACTCGGGATTAGTAAACAAGATTTAATTGAGATGATCCAAAATAGTAAGGAGGTGGTGGAATAA
- a CDS encoding transglycosylase domain-containing protein, translated as MKTMDQAKRRKRLSHIIIGSVLVGVGIAVLLAILLVVKIIKGAPDVLDVQLHAAENETSIVYDETGNLIDKFSGTESREYAYLEKMPKQLRQAVIAIEDKNFYEHNGMDLSSVGKALISNLKSGSISEGGTTITGQIIKNSILPAGNPIERKIQEHYLAIQFEKLYSKDLILEYYLNSVALGQGTNGVQAAALRYFGKDVSELNLTECAVLTAIIEYPTRYNPLQNPDENWGKVQVILGEMEKQGYITETEKEEALKFSPYERIQSVHQETLEKAPHSYFIDEVYKQVVADLQEQKGMSKLEAQRMIYGGGLRIYTTLDSNIQALVEKYLNDEAFYPKSLYKVRLDYEITGIKEDGTSIKEAVYGKVVDRLDEIEAFKTAMKTEWQITEEDQIQKEVLISQTQPQTAFVVTDYRTGQVKALYGGRGDKLPLSFNYATQALRQPDSALKVLAAYAPGIDQGLYTPESTFRDEKFSVKVSRGTTYTPKNFSGTYTNVPMRLKDALAQSNNTIAVRTVYEGVGLDVTYDYLKSFGFENITEEDKTWALPLGGLTQGVSTLELNSAYGTIANHGVYLQPTFYSKVVDRDGNVILDVQSEALLKVRTNTVLKRDTATSLTEMLQYAAEEIADESLKEFLSTMPVAGNIGLSGNNKDLIFVGYTPYYAATIWSGYSNPETLGDHNSYQVRLWGKMMDEIHEEFEYQRFEEELK; from the coding sequence ATGAAAACAATGGATCAGGCAAAGCGTAGAAAGCGCCTTTCACATATAATTATAGGAAGTGTTTTGGTGGGGGTTGGCATAGCTGTTTTATTAGCGATTCTTCTTGTTGTAAAGATTATAAAGGGGGCACCGGATGTATTAGACGTGCAGCTTCATGCAGCAGAAAATGAGACTTCTATTGTATATGATGAGACGGGAAATCTTATAGATAAGTTCTCAGGAACAGAAAGCAGAGAATATGCCTATTTAGAGAAGATGCCAAAACAACTTAGGCAAGCTGTTATTGCAATAGAGGATAAGAACTTTTATGAGCATAATGGTATGGATCTTTCTAGCGTAGGAAAGGCTTTAATAAGCAACCTGAAGTCGGGCAGTATATCAGAAGGCGGAACAACCATTACAGGGCAGATTATAAAAAATAGCATACTGCCAGCAGGCAATCCAATAGAGCGAAAAATACAAGAGCACTATTTGGCAATTCAATTCGAAAAGCTTTATAGTAAGGATCTTATTTTGGAGTATTACTTAAATAGCGTTGCTTTAGGACAAGGGACAAATGGGGTTCAAGCGGCGGCACTCCGTTATTTTGGAAAGGATGTAAGTGAGCTGAATTTAACAGAGTGTGCAGTTCTTACAGCTATAATAGAATATCCAACTCGCTATAATCCACTTCAAAATCCAGATGAAAACTGGGGAAAGGTTCAAGTTATTTTAGGAGAAATGGAGAAACAAGGTTATATTACAGAAACAGAAAAAGAAGAAGCCTTAAAGTTTTCACCTTATGAAAGGATACAAAGTGTTCATCAAGAAACTCTTGAGAAGGCGCCCCACTCTTATTTTATAGATGAAGTCTATAAACAAGTAGTAGCAGATTTACAAGAACAAAAGGGAATGTCTAAGCTTGAAGCCCAGAGGATGATTTATGGCGGTGGACTTCGTATTTATACAACCTTAGATTCAAATATACAGGCATTAGTAGAAAAATATTTAAATGATGAAGCATTTTATCCTAAAAGCTTATACAAAGTTAGGCTAGATTATGAAATCACAGGGATAAAGGAAGATGGAACATCTATTAAGGAAGCAGTATATGGTAAGGTAGTGGATAGGCTAGATGAGATAGAAGCGTTTAAGACAGCAATGAAAACAGAATGGCAGATTACAGAAGAAGACCAAATACAAAAAGAGGTGCTTATCAGTCAGACACAGCCACAAACAGCTTTTGTAGTGACAGACTATCGTACAGGTCAAGTGAAGGCCCTTTATGGAGGACGTGGGGATAAGCTGCCATTAAGTTTTAATTATGCAACACAGGCATTAAGACAACCGGATTCTGCTTTAAAAGTATTAGCAGCTTATGCACCGGGGATCGATCAAGGCTTATATACACCGGAATCTACTTTTAGAGATGAAAAGTTTTCAGTTAAAGTATCCCGGGGGACCACTTATACACCTAAGAATTTCTCGGGAACCTATACCAATGTGCCAATGCGCTTAAAAGATGCTTTAGCACAATCTAACAATACCATCGCAGTACGTACTGTTTATGAGGGGGTAGGATTAGATGTTACCTATGATTATTTAAAAAGCTTTGGTTTTGAAAATATCACAGAAGAAGATAAAACTTGGGCTTTGCCACTGGGCGGATTAACCCAGGGGGTAAGTACTTTAGAACTAAATAGTGCTTATGGAACAATTGCTAATCATGGCGTTTATCTACAGCCTACGTTTTATTCAAAGGTTGTAGATAGGGACGGAAATGTCATTCTTGATGTCCAATCAGAAGCCTTGCTCAAGGTGCGTACAAATACTGTATTAAAAAGAGATACAGCAACTAGCCTTACAGAAATGCTACAGTACGCAGCAGAGGAGATTGCGGACGAAAGCTTGAAAGAGTTTTTGAGTACGATGCCGGTAGCAGGAAATATAGGTTTATCAGGAAACAACAAAGACCTTATTTTTGTAGGTTATACCCCTTATTATGCAGCGACAATTTGGTCAGGATATAGCAATCCGGAGACATTGGGTGACCATAATAGCTACCAAGTAAGACTTTGGGGAAAAATGATGGATGAAATACATGAGGAATTTGAATATCAAAGATTTGAAGAAGAATTAAAATAG
- a CDS encoding PDDEXK nuclease domain-containing protein — MPAVNAIKSNFLDTYVLEFLSLPEKFSENELKKAIIANLKNFILEIGKDFTYVGEEYRVMVGNSDYYIDLLFYHRGLACLVAFELKIGAFKPEHIGKMNFYLEALDREHKKNNENPSVGVILCASKEDEVVEFALSRSLSPTLISEYTLKLIDKKLLRQKLHELTEMADFKQIENEE, encoded by the coding sequence ATGCCTGCTGTAAATGCTATCAAAAGCAACTTTTTAGACACTTATGTCCTTGAATTTTTGAGTTTGCCTGAAAAATTTTCTGAGAACGAGTTAAAAAAAGCAATCATAGCTAACTTGAAGAATTTTATCCTTGAGATTGGCAAAGATTTTACTTATGTTGGTGAAGAGTATAGAGTGATGGTTGGAAACAGTGATTATTATATTGATTTGTTGTTCTATCACCGCGGATTGGCTTGTTTAGTGGCCTTTGAACTGAAAATTGGCGCATTTAAACCAGAGCACATTGGGAAAATGAATTTTTATCTTGAAGCACTTGATCGAGAACATAAAAAGAATAATGAGAATCCAAGTGTCGGCGTTATCCTCTGTGCAAGTAAAGAAGATGAAGTCGTTGAATTTGCTTTATCAAGAAGTTTGTCGCCGACACTAATATCAGAGTATACTTTGAAACTCATTGATAAGAAACTTTTAAGACAAAAACTTCATGAGTTAACTGAAATGGCTGATTTTAAGCAGATTGAGAATGAAGAATAA